In Leptospiraceae bacterium, a genomic segment contains:
- a CDS encoding YifB family Mg chelatase-like AAA ATPase — MNTYLFSANLEGIHSAITGVEVNIRRGIPTFTIIGLAATCIKESTDRIRVAMENSGFEFPMQRILVNLSPAGVRKEGSWFDLPICAGILVAGKFVEVSINLEEYLFLGELGLDGSIRPMKGLINILINLKDSIIKNVVIPEENKLEASFVKDINIFPISHILELEKIFTKQKESYVIDYTPRQEERKPGKFFLFEKQLLGLRALSIALSGKHHILFLGSPGTGKTMLARLSSELQPPLNEAEFLDLLRVKSKMELMSKESAFEFTRPFRSPHHTASDISMVGGGRDIRMGEVSLAHNGILFLDELGEFSPGVLQALREPLEEGKVTISRVNGHYTYPASFMLIAASNPCPCGYFGNNEKNCLCSATRIQRYLSRFSGPFLDRIDLQVEMSYTAATGKKVEVDLAEIFQTICAAKEIQNIRFNYSAKAFNGLMSGKECLDYFTVDKKALRVWENLEKSMEIGIRKMNKIRKLSRTIADMDASEYIREEHVLEALHFSRGIESVFERAA; from the coding sequence ATGAATACTTACTTATTTAGTGCAAATCTCGAGGGTATACACTCTGCAATAACCGGGGTGGAGGTTAATATTCGTCGTGGGATTCCTACGTTTACAATTATAGGACTTGCAGCAACCTGTATTAAAGAATCTACGGATAGAATCCGGGTAGCGATGGAAAATAGTGGATTTGAATTTCCTATGCAACGGATACTGGTGAATCTTTCTCCTGCCGGTGTTCGAAAGGAGGGAAGTTGGTTTGATTTACCGATTTGTGCCGGAATTTTAGTTGCGGGGAAATTTGTCGAGGTCAGTATTAATCTGGAAGAATATTTATTTTTAGGGGAACTGGGTCTGGATGGAAGTATTCGTCCCATGAAAGGATTGATAAATATCTTGATAAACCTCAAAGATAGCATAATAAAAAATGTTGTGATTCCTGAGGAAAATAAGTTAGAGGCCTCCTTTGTTAAAGATATTAATATATTTCCAATTTCTCATATTTTAGAGCTTGAAAAAATTTTTACAAAACAAAAAGAGAGCTATGTCATTGACTATACACCAAGGCAAGAAGAGCGAAAGCCGGGAAAATTTTTCTTATTTGAAAAGCAACTTTTGGGACTTCGGGCTTTGAGTATTGCTCTTTCGGGAAAGCACCATATTCTTTTTTTGGGAAGTCCGGGTACCGGGAAAACTATGCTGGCCAGATTGTCCTCTGAATTGCAGCCCCCCCTGAACGAAGCTGAGTTTTTAGATCTATTACGGGTGAAGTCTAAAATGGAACTGATGTCGAAGGAAAGTGCTTTTGAATTTACTCGACCCTTTCGAAGCCCTCATCACACGGCCTCTGACATCTCCATGGTAGGAGGAGGAAGAGACATACGCATGGGAGAGGTAAGTCTTGCCCATAATGGAATTTTATTTCTGGATGAATTAGGAGAGTTCAGCCCCGGAGTTTTACAGGCACTCAGAGAACCTTTAGAGGAAGGAAAGGTAACTATAAGCCGTGTAAACGGACACTATACGTATCCTGCATCTTTTATGCTGATTGCTGCCAGTAATCCCTGTCCCTGTGGTTATTTTGGAAATAATGAGAAAAATTGTCTTTGTTCGGCAACAAGAATTCAGAGGTATCTATCTCGTTTTTCAGGCCCTTTTTTAGACAGGATAGATTTGCAGGTTGAGATGAGTTATACAGCAGCAACCGGTAAGAAAGTAGAAGTCGATTTGGCTGAGATTTTTCAGACAATTTGTGCTGCAAAAGAGATTCAAAACATTCGCTTTAATTATTCAGCAAAGGCTTTTAACGGTCTTATGAGTGGAAAAGAATGTCTTGATTATTTCACTGTAGATAAGAAAGCTCTGAGAGTCTGGGAGAATTTGGAAAAGTCTATGGAGATAGGAATACGTAAAATGAATAAAATTCGTAAACTAAGCCGTACGATAGCCGATATGGATGCAAGTGAATATATCCGGGAAGAGCATGTGTTGGAAGCACTACATTTTAGCCGGGGAATTGAATCTGTATTTGAGAGGGCTGCCTGA
- a CDS encoding PAS domain-containing protein — MESVINLELAKIASLTHNAVVITDKNRKIRWVNTGFTRLSGYSLEEVYGKTPKEFLHGPQTDDTLLYHIHQKLAKGEGVENIELLNYTKNKQPYWINLEIKPIFNENKEIYQYMAIIIDITNQKNTLNAVSAYKKALEQSAIVFYSDIEGFITEANEKYFSYFGLPNLKKCNFRCKSLWEEKSERPVYDSMLPILMKGNVWKNKIQVFTSKEEECWWDITIIPFLDDELKPFQFLHICFDISLQQKFNREQEKAFRKEKELSELKSSFITTVSHEFRTPLTVIQSSIELINDMVVTKTEEDKQIYANLQSKIKTALTRMENLLDDIGFLGDIKDSNIKFNPQKINFPAYIHNILNKYYKTHPLGSKIQLQVKNGIPQISIDPFLFSHIVINLLNNAIKYTSSGKPPEIIIEERNNKLIFIIQDYGIGIPEDEIKKIFDNFYRAKNSNQYSGNGIGLSIVKEMVRLHNGKITCKSKLGDGSLFIIKLPIK, encoded by the coding sequence ATGGAAAGTGTAATAAACCTCGAACTGGCCAAAATTGCCAGCCTTACCCATAATGCAGTCGTGATTACCGATAAAAATAGAAAGATCCGATGGGTAAATACAGGTTTCACAAGGCTCAGCGGTTATAGCCTCGAAGAAGTCTACGGAAAAACTCCTAAAGAGTTTTTACACGGTCCTCAAACCGATGATACTTTATTATACCACATTCACCAAAAATTGGCAAAAGGTGAAGGTGTAGAAAATATTGAACTTTTAAACTATACCAAAAACAAACAGCCCTATTGGATAAACCTGGAGATAAAACCCATCTTTAATGAAAATAAAGAAATCTACCAGTACATGGCTATAATCATCGATATAACCAATCAAAAAAATACCTTAAATGCAGTAAGTGCATATAAAAAGGCCCTGGAACAATCAGCCATCGTTTTTTATTCAGATATAGAGGGTTTTATTACAGAAGCCAATGAAAAATACTTCTCCTACTTCGGACTTCCCAACTTGAAAAAATGCAATTTTCGTTGTAAGTCTCTCTGGGAAGAAAAATCAGAAAGACCCGTCTATGATTCCATGCTTCCGATTCTAATGAAAGGAAATGTATGGAAAAATAAAATCCAAGTTTTTACATCCAAAGAAGAAGAGTGTTGGTGGGATATTACAATTATTCCATTTTTAGATGATGAGCTAAAACCCTTTCAATTTCTCCATATCTGCTTTGATATAAGTCTTCAACAGAAATTTAACAGAGAGCAAGAAAAAGCCTTTCGAAAAGAAAAGGAACTTAGTGAACTCAAGTCCAGCTTTATCACCACGGTTTCACATGAATTTCGCACTCCCCTGACTGTCATACAAAGTAGTATTGAATTAATAAATGATATGGTAGTCACAAAAACAGAAGAAGATAAACAGATATATGCAAACCTCCAATCCAAAATTAAAACAGCGCTAACGCGTATGGAAAATCTTTTGGATGATATTGGCTTTTTAGGAGACATCAAAGATAGTAATATAAAATTTAATCCTCAGAAAATAAATTTCCCGGCTTACATACATAATATATTAAATAAATACTATAAAACTCATCCATTGGGAAGTAAAATTCAACTACAGGTCAAAAATGGAATTCCCCAAATAAGTATAGACCCATTTTTATTCAGCCATATTGTCATTAATTTACTTAATAACGCCATAAAATACACATCCTCAGGAAAACCTCCGGAGATCATCATTGAAGAAAGAAATAATAAATTGATTTTCATAATCCAGGACTATGGAATCGGCATTCCCGAAGACGAAATAAAAAAAATATTTGATAATTTTTACAGAGCAAAAAATTCTAATCAGTATAGTGGTAATGGTATAGGTCTTTCGATCGTCAAAGAAATGGTGCGATTACATAACGGGAAAATTACCTGTAAGTCTAAACTCGGGGATGGTAGTTTATTTATTATTAAGCTACCGATAAAATAA
- a CDS encoding response regulator: protein MVSILVLEDEEALKEVITILLSRAGYKVEAASNGIEGLEVLENFKPDLIISDIMMPEMDGYSFLEKIRQSEEFKNIPFIFLSAKTEKADIRKGMNLNADDYLTKPFMKQDMLDAIDAKLKRASQSESRIKQELEKFEKMAFDALDKKKNEQENSIEFYKELKTLQDTLYSKNEIIDKLRFINSHHLRASLSNISGLLQLINHDLYKDANPYLNDIQQTANELDSIIKDISEILSEENISDFIIKEKQKKTISQIMVVDDDPLSILILESTLNCFNKNWVVQSYSDSKEALSFLKKSPKKPDILFLDINMPGLNAWDFLEHIKGDNNQYSVYIVSSSVDSGDIKKAHSFSCVMGYITKPVSEEKLQDILLQVD, encoded by the coding sequence ATGGTTTCAATATTAGTATTAGAAGATGAAGAAGCTTTAAAAGAGGTTATTACGATCCTTTTAAGCCGTGCTGGTTACAAAGTAGAAGCAGCTTCTAATGGTATTGAAGGCTTAGAAGTTCTGGAAAATTTCAAGCCGGATCTCATTATTTCCGATATCATGATGCCGGAAATGGATGGCTACAGTTTTTTAGAAAAGATTCGGCAGAGTGAAGAATTCAAAAATATTCCCTTTATCTTCTTAAGTGCCAAAACAGAAAAAGCGGATATTCGAAAAGGTATGAATCTCAACGCAGATGATTACTTAACCAAACCCTTTATGAAACAGGATATGTTAGATGCCATAGATGCAAAATTGAAACGAGCATCCCAATCAGAATCAAGAATCAAACAAGAACTGGAAAAATTCGAAAAAATGGCTTTTGACGCTTTAGATAAGAAAAAAAATGAACAAGAAAACTCTATAGAATTTTATAAAGAACTAAAAACCTTACAGGATACCTTATATTCCAAAAATGAAATAATAGATAAATTACGTTTTATAAACTCCCACCATCTCAGGGCGAGTCTCAGTAATATTTCAGGTCTTTTACAACTTATAAATCATGACTTATATAAAGATGCAAATCCCTATCTGAATGATATCCAACAAACAGCTAATGAGCTGGATAGTATCATAAAAGATATTTCAGAAATTTTATCTGAAGAAAATATAAGCGATTTTATTATAAAAGAAAAACAGAAAAAAACAATTTCCCAGATAATGGTAGTCGATGATGATCCCTTATCTATTCTTATATTAGAATCTACTTTAAATTGCTTTAATAAAAATTGGGTTGTACAGTCTTATTCTGATTCAAAAGAAGCTTTATCTTTCCTCAAAAAGTCTCCTAAAAAACCGGACATTCTTTTTTTAGATATCAACATGCCCGGACTAAATGCCTGGGACTTTCTGGAACATATTAAAGGAGACAATAACCAGTATTCAGTCTATATTGTAAGTTCTTCGGTTGATTCAGGAGATATAAAAAAAGCACATTCTTTTTCCTGTGTCATGGGCTATATTACAAAACCTGTATCTGAAGAAAAACTTCAAGATATTCTATTACAAGTAGATTAA